The sequence TCTCCAGCAGCTCGGTGACGCGGCGCAGCGTCTCGGCGTCGCGCCCGTCGACCTCGATCTCCAGCTGTCCCCTGCGCAGAGTCACCTTCGGCGCGCCCCGCCGGTGCGCCCGCCACTGGTCGATGGCGAGGGCCAGTTGGGATCCGGAGAGCGCACCGCTCACCACCAGCGATACGAGGTCGATGAGCGTGCCCAGGTGATCGGGGCGCGCGGGTTCGGAACCGGCGAGCGTGCCGCGTACCGCGGGACCGACCTCTTCGTCCGCCGTCAACCACCGCAGCAGCGAGCGGAGTTCCGTTTCCGGGTCGGCGACGCCGTGCACCCGGACCTCGATCAGCGTCACAGATCCCCTCTTTCCTGCTCCGTGAGAACGGGTGTCACGGCCGCCGTGACTTCGGCGAACTTGGCCACGGCCGCTCCGCCGGCTCCCAGCCGGGCGAGACAGACTCCCTGCCAGTAGTGACAGGTCAGCGTGGTCGGATGGTCGGGTCCGAAAGAGGCACGGCAGACGTCCGCCACCATGCCCAGGAGTTCCACGGCCTCGTCCAGGGAGCCGCGCAGGACCAGGCTGACGGCCTCACGCTGGCGGGCCTCCGCCACCGCGGGTGAGATGCCGCGCCGGATCTGGCTGAGCGTGCCGCTGCTCAGGGACAGTTCGCCGTCGTTGTGCCGTACGCGACGGCTCTCGACCGCCGCAGAGGTCGACGAAGACGGCGGAGCGGACTGCGGCACCGCCTCCGCGGTCGGCTCGGCGGCGGGCACGATCCGGTCGGGCGTGGCAGGGCGGTCCGGGCCGAAGTCGCGCACCGCCCGCTCCCGCAGCTCGCCGGTGACCGCCTCGGCGACCAGTTCCGTGGCGTCCGCCGGCACGCGCAGCAGGTCCCGCACCACGGCGGCGGAGGGCCGGCGGGCGGGATCCTTGGCCATGAGGCCTGCGACCAGCTCGGCGAGGTCGGCTGGGACTCCGGGGATGTCGTGCAGGGGCGCAGCGGCCTCCTGTACGACCCGGAAGATGATCGTCAGTGGTGAGTCGCCGTCGAAGGCCCGCCTGCCCGCGAGCATTTCGTACATGCAGGCGCCGAGGGCGTAGAGGTCCGACTGCGGTCCGACGCGGTCGCCGCGGATGACCTCGGGCGCCATGTAGAGCGGGGTGCCGATCACCGCGTTGGTCGCGGTGAGGCTGGTCTGGGTGGTGTCCAGGAGGTGGGCGATGCCGAAGTCCTGCAGGACGACCCGGCCCTCGCGGGTGAGGTGGACATTGCTCGGCTTCACGTCCCGGTGCAGCATGCCCGCGTTGTGCACGGCGGCCAGGCCCGAGCACATGCCAAAGGCCACCGCCCGCACCAGGTCGGGGGGCAGCGCGCCGCGGATCGACATCAGACGCGCCAGGTCCACACCCTCCAGCAGCTCCATGACCAGGTAGGGCACCTGCTCGTGCAGGGCGACGTCATGGACCACGACGGCGTTGGGGTGGCTGATCCGCGCCAGCGCCCGGGCCTCGCGCATGAACCGCTCCGGGAAGGCCGCGTCGGCCGACCCCCTGACCAGCACCTTGACCGCCACACGACGGTCCAGCACAAGGTCCCTGGCCTCGTAGACCTGGCCCATGCCGCCGGCGCCGAGCGGTCGCTGCACCTCGTACCGGTCGCCGATCATGCGTAAGTCGGCCATGCCACCCCCCGAGCCCCGGATTCCCCGATCATCCCGCCCGACTCGGCCGTCGGGCAACCGGTTCGGGCGAACGAGGCGGGAGGTTCCTAGCGCTGCCGGGCCGACGTCACGCGATACACGTCGTACACGCCCTCCACGCCCCGTACGGCCTTCAGGACGTGGCCGAGGTGCTTGGGGTCGCCCATCTCGAAGGTGAAGCGTGAGGTGGCCACGCGGTCGCGGGAGGTCTGGACGGCCGCGGAGAGGATGTTGACGTGCTGGTCGGACAGCACGCGGGTGACGTCCGACAGCAGGCGGGAGCGGTCCAGGGCCTCGACCTGGATGGCGACCAGGAAGACCGAGGACTGGGTGGGCGCCCACTCGACGTCGAGGATGCGCTCCGGCTCGCGGGACAGTGACTCCACGTTGACACAGTCGCTACGGTGAACCGATACACCGCTACCGCGTGTGACGAAGCCGATGATCGGGTCGCCGGGCACGGGGGTGCAGCAGCGCGCGAGCTTGACCCACACGTCGTCCACGCCCTTGACGACCACGCCCGGGTCGGCGCTGGAGCGGCGCTTGCGGCCGCGGGTGCGCGTCGGCGGGACGGACTCGTCGATCTCCTCGGTGGCGGCCTCCTCGCCGCCGAGCGCGGCGACGAGCTTCTGTACGACGTGCTGCGCGGAGACATGGCCCTCGCCGATCGCCGCGTAGAGCGCGGAGATGTCCGGGTAGCGCATCTCGTGCGCGAGCGTGACGAGCGAGTCCCCGGTGAGGATGCGCTGGATCGGCAGGTTCTGCTTGCGCATGGCGCGGACGATGGCGTCCTTGCCCTGCTCGATCGCCTCGTCGCGGCGCTCCTTGGAGAACCAGGCCCGGATCTTGTTGCGGGCCCGCGGCGACTTGACGAAGCCGAGCCAGTCGCGGGACGGACCGGCGCCGGGCGCCTTGGAGGTGAAGACCTCCACCAGGTCGCCGTTGTCCAGGGTGGATTCGAGCGGTACGAGCCTGCCGTTGACCCGCGCTCCTATGGTGCGGTGGCCGACTTCGGTGTGGACGGCGTAGGCGAAGTCGACGGGCGTGGCGCCGGCCGGGAGCGCGATGACGTCGCCCTTGGGCGTGAAGACGAAGACCTCGTTGCGCGACAGGTCGAAGCGCAGGGACTCCAGGAACTCGCCCGGGTCCTCGGTCTCCTTCTGCCAGTCGAGCAACTGGCGCAGCCACGCCATGTCGTTGAGGTGGTCGTCCTTGCCCTTGCCGGCCTTGGGCACGTCGGTGCGCACCTTGGAGGCGCCGGCGACGGCCTCCTGCTTGTACTTCCAGTGCGCGGCGATGCCGTACTCCGCGCGCCGGTGCATGTCGAACGTGCGGATCTGCAGCTCGACGGGCTTGCCGTTCGGTCCGATGACCGTCGTGTGCAGCGACTGGTACATGTTGAACTTGGGCATCGCGATGTAGTCCTTGAACCGGCCGGGGACCGGGTTCCATCGCGCGTGCACGGTGCCGAGGGCCGCGTAGCAGTCCCTGACGGTGTCGACCAGTACACGAATGCCCACCAGGTCGTAGATCTCCGCGAAGTCGCGACCGCGGACGATCATCTTCTGGTAGACGCTGTAGTAGTGCTTCGGGCGGCCGGTGACGGTCGCCTTGATCCGTGCGGCGCGGAGGTCGGCCTGGACCTCGTCGGTCACTATGGCGAGGTACTCGTCCCGCTTCGGCGCCCGCTCGGCCACCAGCCGCACGATCTCGTCGTACATCTTCGGGTAGAGGATCGCGAACGCGAGGTCCTCCAGCTCCCACTTGATGGTGTTCATGCCCAGCCGGTGGGCCAGCGGCGCGTAGATCTCCAGCGTCTCGCGCGCCTTCTTCTCCTGCTTCTCGCGCTTGAGGTAGCGCATGGTGCGCATGTTGTGCAGCCGGTCGGCGAGCTTGATCACCAGGACGCGGGGGTCCTTGGCCATCGCCACGACCATCTTGCGCACGGTCTCCGCCTGCGCGGCCTCACCGAACTTGACCTTGTCCAGCTTGGTGACGCCGTCCACGAGCAGAGCGACGACGTCGCCGAAGTCGCGGCGCAGGTCGTCGAGGCCGTACTCGGTGTCCTCGACCGTGTCGTGCAGCAGCCCGGCCATGAGGGTGGCCGGGTCCATGCCCAGCTCGGCGAGGATGGTGGTGACGGCGAGGGGGTGCGTGATGTACGGATCGCCGCTCTTGCGCTTCTGGCCGCGGTGCCAGCGCTCGGCGACCTGGTAGGCGCGCTCGATCTGCCGCAGCGTCGAGTTCTCGATCTTCGGGTCGTTGCTGCGCACTATCCGCAGCAACGGCTCCAGCACGGGGTTGTACGGGTTCGCGCGCTGCACGCCGAGGCGGGCGAGACGGGCACGGACGCGGTTGGAGGAGCCGGAGCGGGCGGGCTGGCCGGCGGCCGGGCGCACGGGCGAGGGGGGTCCCCCCGCCCGAGCGGAGTCCTGCGTGGGGGACGGTTTGGGGCGAGCGGCCTCGGCAGCCTTCTCGACGGGCGCGGCGGACTGGGCGTGCTCGACCGTCCCGCGGGTGTCGTTCTTCGCGTGGGACGCGTTCGGCGCGGGCTTGGCCGCGGGCGCCGAGCCGGGCTCGGGCTTGGCGGCGGTCAGTGGCTGGGCCTCGTCTGGCAAGAGGGCTCCTCGTGCACGATCCGGGTCCCCCGGTCAGGCTCCGGAGACCCCATGGTATCGATCCTGC is a genomic window of Streptomyces griseochromogenes containing:
- a CDS encoding effector-associated constant component EACC1; its protein translation is MTLIEVRVHGVADPETELRSLLRWLTADEEVGPAVRGTLAGSEPARPDHLGTLIDLVSLVVSGALSGSQLALAIDQWRAHRRGAPKVTLRRGQLEIEVDGRDAETLRRVTELLENEERSGDGGTA
- a CDS encoding serine/threonine-protein kinase codes for the protein MADLRMIGDRYEVQRPLGAGGMGQVYEARDLVLDRRVAVKVLVRGSADAAFPERFMREARALARISHPNAVVVHDVALHEQVPYLVMELLEGVDLARLMSIRGALPPDLVRAVAFGMCSGLAAVHNAGMLHRDVKPSNVHLTREGRVVLQDFGIAHLLDTTQTSLTATNAVIGTPLYMAPEVIRGDRVGPQSDLYALGACMYEMLAGRRAFDGDSPLTIIFRVVQEAAAPLHDIPGVPADLAELVAGLMAKDPARRPSAAVVRDLLRVPADATELVAEAVTGELRERAVRDFGPDRPATPDRIVPAAEPTAEAVPQSAPPSSSTSAAVESRRVRHNDGELSLSSGTLSQIRRGISPAVAEARQREAVSLVLRGSLDEAVELLGMVADVCRASFGPDHPTTLTCHYWQGVCLARLGAGGAAVAKFAEVTAAVTPVLTEQERGDL
- a CDS encoding RelA/SpoT family protein; translated protein: MPDEAQPLTAAKPEPGSAPAAKPAPNASHAKNDTRGTVEHAQSAAPVEKAAEAARPKPSPTQDSARAGGPPSPVRPAAGQPARSGSSNRVRARLARLGVQRANPYNPVLEPLLRIVRSNDPKIENSTLRQIERAYQVAERWHRGQKRKSGDPYITHPLAVTTILAELGMDPATLMAGLLHDTVEDTEYGLDDLRRDFGDVVALLVDGVTKLDKVKFGEAAQAETVRKMVVAMAKDPRVLVIKLADRLHNMRTMRYLKREKQEKKARETLEIYAPLAHRLGMNTIKWELEDLAFAILYPKMYDEIVRLVAERAPKRDEYLAIVTDEVQADLRAARIKATVTGRPKHYYSVYQKMIVRGRDFAEIYDLVGIRVLVDTVRDCYAALGTVHARWNPVPGRFKDYIAMPKFNMYQSLHTTVIGPNGKPVELQIRTFDMHRRAEYGIAAHWKYKQEAVAGASKVRTDVPKAGKGKDDHLNDMAWLRQLLDWQKETEDPGEFLESLRFDLSRNEVFVFTPKGDVIALPAGATPVDFAYAVHTEVGHRTIGARVNGRLVPLESTLDNGDLVEVFTSKAPGAGPSRDWLGFVKSPRARNKIRAWFSKERRDEAIEQGKDAIVRAMRKQNLPIQRILTGDSLVTLAHEMRYPDISALYAAIGEGHVSAQHVVQKLVAALGGEEAATEEIDESVPPTRTRGRKRRSSADPGVVVKGVDDVWVKLARCCTPVPGDPIIGFVTRGSGVSVHRSDCVNVESLSREPERILDVEWAPTQSSVFLVAIQVEALDRSRLLSDVTRVLSDQHVNILSAAVQTSRDRVATSRFTFEMGDPKHLGHVLKAVRGVEGVYDVYRVTSARQR